CTGCTCCGGAGAGCATTCCACTTTCTCCAGCAAGAACACCAGGTGCAGGATGATCGCCAAAGCCTTGGTGAACTGGGCAGAGTCTGCAATGGGGTCTTTCCGGTGCAGCAAGGCCCTCTCGACCTCGCGGACGCCCTTGCTGAGAACCCCCATGAGGTCCGAAAAACCCAGCTGGGTCGCCAAGGTGCCTTTGGAACGGTCCTGGAGGACGTACGAGAAAAGCTCTGCGAAGGAGAGGAAGCTGCTCGCCGTCATGGGGCTCAGCGGCTCCAGGTTGCCCTGCTGCATCTCCAAGGCGTACTTCCACAGGTTGATGCAGCGCTCAAAGTTCCCCGAGTCCGCATAGACGGCCCCTCGGTAGCGAATGTAGTAAGAGGTGTCCGGGTGAGACGGCCCGAGGATGCGCTCCCGGATCAGCAGCGCCTGCATCCGCATCTCGTCCGGGTCGGTCACCAAGGAGTCGAGCTCCTCCATGGTGCTCACCTCCCGAGAATAGTCGTACGCCAGCACCAACTGCCGAGGCTCCGGCTTGGCCAGGTAACACCTGCTCTTGTGCCGGAGGGCCATGGCCCGGCGCCAGTGTTTCAGGGCCCCGAGGAGATCCCGCTTCTTATCCACGAAGGTGGCTCCCAGCAGCTCAAGGGCTTCCACGGCAGCCTCCCTAGTGCAGTAAACCTGGGGTTGCCCTTCACTGAGGGAAGAGGCCGAGCAGCCTTCGTGGTCTTCGTCGCACCCCACCCCGCTACAACCAGCGTCCTTcatccccctcttcccctccacttcctcctcctcttccttaagCGCCCCCTCAATGAGGTATTCCACAATATTGGTGTGGCCGGTCACGCTGGCCGCCAGCAGCGGGGTCATCCCGTAGCCGTCCTTCTCCATGCGGGCCTTCGAGTCGAGCAAGAGCTTCAGGATCTCCAGGCTTCCCGACTCAGCGCAGTCGTGCAGGGCAGTGTTCCCCTTGACGCTGCGGCGGTTCACGTCCGCCCCCCTCTCCAGCAGGTAGCGGGCGATCTCTGAGTGGCCCTTGTAGCAAGAGATCATCAGGCAGGTGTGGCCATGGCGGTTGGCCACCTCCAGGTCGGCCCCCCGCTCCCCCACCAGGTAGCGCACGATCTCCAGGTGCCCGTCGAAGCAGGCCGCCCGCAGCGGGGTCGAGTTAGTCAGGGTGGTCTGGTTGACGGAGGCCCCCCGCTCCAGCAGACTGCGCACCACGTGGAGGTGGC
This Euleptes europaea isolate rEulEur1 chromosome 2, rEulEur1.hap1, whole genome shotgun sequence DNA region includes the following protein-coding sequences:
- the FEM1A gene encoding protein fem-1 homolog A isoform X2, with the translated sequence MDLRVAVYNAAREGKLKLLQKLLGSRSHEELEELTAGPGGGEGSGGTPLLIAARHGHREVVEYLLDHCGARVEAGGSVSFDGETIEGAPPLWAASAAGHLHVVRSLLERGASVNQTTLTNSTPLRAACFDGHLEIVRYLVGERGADLEVANRHGHTCLMISCYKGHSEIARYLLERGADVNRRSVKGNTALHDCAESGSLEILKLLLDSKARMEKDGYGMTPLLAASVTGHTNIVEYLIEGALKEEEEEAAVEALELLGATFVDKKRDLLGALKHWRRAMALRHKSRCYLAKPEPRQLVLAYDYSREVSTMEELDSLVTDPDEMRMQALLIRERILGPSHPDTSYYIRYRGAVYADSGNFERCINLWKYALEMQQGNLEPLSPMTASSFLSFAELFSYVLQDRSKGTLATQLGFSDLMGVLSKGVREVERALLHRKDPIADSAQFTKALAIILHLVFLLEKVECSPEQEHQKRQTIYCLLKCNPRGKNGFTPLHMAVDKETTTVGRYPVGKFPSLHVVNLLLECGADPDSRDYDNNTPLHVAARNNCPLIMSALMEAGAHMDATNAFKQTAYELLDEKLLTKAMMQPFNYVTLQCLAARALDKHKIPYKGFIPEELEAFIELH
- the FEM1A gene encoding protein fem-1 homolog A isoform X1; translated protein: MDLRVAVYNAAREGKLKLLQKLLGSRSHEELEELTAGPGGGEGSGGTPLLIAARHGHREVVEYLLDHCGARVEAGGSVSFDGETIEGAPPLWAASAAGHLHVVRSLLERGASVNQTTLTNSTPLRAACFDGHLEIVRYLVGERGADLEVANRHGHTCLMISCYKGHSEIARYLLERGADVNRRSVKGNTALHDCAESGSLEILKLLLDSKARMEKDGYGMTPLLAASVTGHTNIVEYLIEGALKEEEEEVEGKRGMKDAGCSGVGCDEDHEGCSASSLSEGQPQVYCTREAAVEALELLGATFVDKKRDLLGALKHWRRAMALRHKSRCYLAKPEPRQLVLAYDYSREVSTMEELDSLVTDPDEMRMQALLIRERILGPSHPDTSYYIRYRGAVYADSGNFERCINLWKYALEMQQGNLEPLSPMTASSFLSFAELFSYVLQDRSKGTLATQLGFSDLMGVLSKGVREVERALLHRKDPIADSAQFTKALAIILHLVFLLEKVECSPEQEHQKRQTIYCLLKCNPRGKNGFTPLHMAVDKETTTVGRYPVGKFPSLHVVNLLLECGADPDSRDYDNNTPLHVAARNNCPLIMSALMEAGAHMDATNAFKQTAYELLDEKLLTKAMMQPFNYVTLQCLAARALDKHKIPYKGFIPEELEAFIELH